GCGCAGGCGGCGCGCGCGCGCCCCTCGCGTACGTCTTCCAGGACGCCCACCTCCTGCCCTGGCGGAGCGTGCTCGAGAACGCCGCCCTGCCGCTCGAGCTCGCCGGCGCGCCGCTCGACGAGCGCCACGCGGCGGCGCGGGCCGCGCTCGTCCAGGTCGGCCTGGCCGACGCGGGCGCGCGCTACCCGGCCGAGCTCTCCGGCGGCATGCGCATGCGCGTATCGCTGGCCCGCGCGCTGGTCACGCGCCCGCGGCTGCTCCTGCTCGACGAGCCGTTCGCCGCGCTCGACGAGCTCACGAGGAGCCGGCTCGACGACGAGCTCCGCGCGCTCTGGGCCGAGCTCGGCATGACGGTGCTCTTCGTGACCCACTCGATCACCGAGGCCGCCTACCTCGCCGAGCGCGCCGTCGTCCTGTCCCCGCGGCCGGCGCGCGTCGTCGCCGACCGCACGCTGGCGCTGCCGGACGAGCGGACGGCCGCGCTGCGCACCGAGCCCGCGTTCGCGCGCGAGGTGCGCGCGCTGCAAGAGGCGCTGGAGAGCGGCGGGGCGTGAGGCAGGGAGGTCCCTCCCGCTCGCCTTTGCCGTCGCGCTCTTTCGGCGGCGCCGCGAGGGTCCTGACGTGCGCTACAGTCCCTCCTGCCCACCATGGCCAACGCGATCCGCATTCGCACCCAGGTCACCTCCGATATCCTCCACATCCCGGAGCTCTCGGCGCTCGCGGGCAAGAACGTCGAGGTGATCATCCTCGAGGAGGAGTCGGCCCCGCGCAGGCTCACGCCGCCGACGCGCACGCTCGGGGCGCTCCGAGGCCTGTTCGACGTCCCTGACGATTTCGACGCTTCCCTGCCCGATGACATGCTGCGCGCCTTCGAGGGAGATGGCGAGACGTGAAGCTGCTCCTTGACACCCATGTGTGGCTCTGGGCTGTGCTCACGCCGGAGCGCATCGCCGCGACGGCCCGTCAGGCCATCGAGGATCCTCACAACACCCTCCTGATCTCCGCCGCGAGCGCCTGGGAGATCGCGGTCAAGCACGCGATCGGCAAGCTCCCGCTCCCCGAGAAGCCGGAGCTCCTCGTCCCGCGGGTCATCGCCGCGCTCGAAGCGATCGAGCTCCCCGTGACCTCCCGTCACGCGATCTCGTCCGCGGCCTTGCCGTACCATCACCGAGATCCCTTCGATCGCCTCCTCGTGGCACAGGCGCTTTGCGAAGGCGCAGCGCTCGTCACAGTGGACGAGCTGCTCACTCGCTACGGCGCCACAGTGCTCTGGGCCGGATCGTGACAGGGCAGCGACGCTGGCGCCGCCAAGTCGAACCGTCGTTCCCGCGCGCCCGCTGAGCCCGGCCCCTCCCCGGAACGGCCGTCCCCACGGCCCCCAGGGCGGTCCGCGCGCCCATTCCACCGCGCGGCTGCCCTCTGCCGCAAAGCGACGTCCATCGTGGCCATCGTGGGCAGAGCTCCCACTCGCCGCACGATCCCGCGCGCGAACGCGCTTCCATGCCGACAGCGCGCTCGTACAATCGCCTCATGCCCACGTGCCCCCGGCGGTTGCTTCCCCGCGCCCTTCCTTGGTTTTTGTTCGCTGTAGCCGCCTGCGGCGGCGATCCGGATGTCGTGATGCCGCCCGGCGATGGCGGCGGGGGCGACGGCGGCGCGAGCAGCAGCTCGAGCGAAGGCGGCGGGTTCGTCGGGTCGATGGCCGCCTCGGGCGGCGCCGGCGGCGGGACTGGCTGTGAGGGCGTGAGCTGCCGGGCGGACCAGCACTGCGAGGAGGAGGACGGACAAGGCACCTGCGTCAACAACACGTGCGACGACCTCACCTGCGACGCGACCGAGGTGTGCGAGACGCCCCCGGATGCAGGGGCGCGCTGCGTCGATATCGCCTGCGAGAGCGACCTCCAGTGCGCCGTCGACCAGTTCTGCAACGGCACCATCTGCGTCGTCGACGCCTGCACGGCCGGCGCCCGGACGTGCGACGGCGACAGCCTCCGGCTGTGCGTGTCGAACGGCAGCACGACGAGCGAGCTCTTCACGTGCGGCGGAGAGGCCTACTTCGAGAGCACGTGCACCGACGACGGCGCGGGGCACGCCAGCT
The DNA window shown above is from Sorangium aterium and carries:
- a CDS encoding ABC transporter ATP-binding protein; the encoded protein is MQTNKARASGGVRVRLTGVRRVFPVLDDAGRGPRDGAPGVIAIDGIDLDIAPGAFVALLGPSGCGKSTLLRLVAGLDRADSGAAIVEAEEAQGGGSGAGGARAPLAYVFQDAHLLPWRSVLENAALPLELAGAPLDERHAAARAALVQVGLADAGARYPAELSGGMRMRVSLARALVTRPRLLLLDEPFAALDELTRSRLDDELRALWAELGMTVLFVTHSITEAAYLAERAVVLSPRPARVVADRTLALPDERTAALRTEPAFAREVRALQEALESGGA
- a CDS encoding type II toxin-antitoxin system VapC family toxin, with the protein product MKLLLDTHVWLWAVLTPERIAATARQAIEDPHNTLLISAASAWEIAVKHAIGKLPLPEKPELLVPRVIAALEAIELPVTSRHAISSAALPYHHRDPFDRLLVAQALCEGAALVTVDELLTRYGATVLWAGS